A single genomic interval of Myxococcota bacterium harbors:
- a CDS encoding DUF1329 domain-containing protein — protein sequence MRKLACVLGFLLATQPALAAEQSSQDVLPNAPFKPGDVISFDQIEKLKDYLPPEFWENRDYFFYQGMQLAIGPTERKYGAADAYVAASNKYKAQARIGPDGSLENYHAGQPFATDSIDCKGDPDSGTKVIWNFNKAWNGDGAASEWSYTYWDRGEQLPLYYEGTAKVIALAERVEPQYAEHDGDIFANEKRLGAFGIEVEAPFDARGIQVLTYRYKSADGPLAQAKNDDTWVYVPDLRRVRRISSAQRSDSVQGTDFTMDDLRSFSGIPPQYKWRCLGEKKVIAPMNTASLAYPYTDTYNFGPYGFSFAGDRWELRDAWIVRFVPKNDDHPYSHKDIYIDKETYEPLYSFAYDRKQELWKIIWHNHRYSEDWDGKVNKDPKAPDGIWYPGWEGVPKPDDLRVISDIIVNVQTGTGNRIEFWDSEGTPYSSRGKIRNYIDIGRLNRGRQ from the coding sequence GAGACGTGATCTCCTTCGATCAGATCGAGAAGCTCAAGGATTACCTTCCGCCGGAGTTCTGGGAGAACCGCGACTACTTCTTCTACCAGGGCATGCAGCTCGCGATCGGGCCCACCGAGCGCAAGTACGGCGCCGCCGATGCCTACGTCGCGGCCAGTAACAAGTACAAAGCACAAGCGAGAATCGGCCCCGACGGCTCACTCGAGAACTACCACGCTGGCCAACCGTTCGCGACAGACTCGATCGACTGCAAGGGTGACCCGGACTCTGGAACCAAGGTCATCTGGAACTTCAACAAGGCCTGGAACGGCGACGGCGCCGCCTCGGAGTGGAGCTACACGTACTGGGACCGAGGGGAGCAGCTTCCTCTCTACTACGAGGGTACCGCCAAGGTGATCGCGCTCGCCGAGCGGGTCGAGCCGCAGTACGCGGAGCACGACGGAGACATCTTCGCGAACGAGAAGAGACTCGGCGCGTTCGGCATCGAGGTCGAGGCGCCCTTCGACGCGCGCGGCATCCAGGTGCTGACCTACCGCTACAAGAGCGCCGACGGTCCGCTGGCCCAGGCCAAGAACGACGACACCTGGGTGTACGTGCCGGACCTGCGCCGCGTGCGGCGCATCTCCTCTGCGCAGCGCAGTGATTCGGTGCAGGGCACGGATTTCACCATGGATGACCTGCGCAGCTTCTCGGGCATTCCGCCGCAGTACAAGTGGCGGTGTCTGGGCGAGAAGAAAGTGATCGCGCCCATGAACACCGCATCACTCGCGTATCCGTACACCGACACCTACAACTTCGGGCCGTACGGCTTCTCCTTCGCCGGTGACCGCTGGGAGCTGCGCGACGCCTGGATCGTCCGCTTCGTCCCGAAGAACGACGACCACCCGTACAGCCACAAGGACATCTACATCGACAAGGAGACCTACGAGCCGTTGTACAGCTTCGCCTACGACCGCAAGCAGGAGCTGTGGAAGATCATCTGGCACAACCACCGCTACAGCGAAGACTGGGACGGGAAGGTGAACAAGGATCCCAAGGCGCCGGACGGCATCTGGTACCCGGGCTGGGAAGGGGTCCCGAAGCCGGATGACCTGCGCGTGATCTCGGACATCATCGTGAACGTCCAGACGGGGACCGGGAACCGCATCGAGTTCTGGGACAGCGAGGGCACGCCGTACAGCTCGAGAGGGAAGATCCGGAACTACATCGACATCGGCCGGCTGAACCGCGGCCGGCAGTAG
- a CDS encoding DUF1329 domain-containing protein: MAEPAFAGEKGPQDVLPTTPFKEGDVISFAEVDKLKDYLPPQFWDNREFFFYEGMQLVIGPSLRKYGAADAYVTATDTNAGKAKLGEDGSLEGYVAGQPFPNPAIDCKGDPEAGTKIIWNFNKSWNGDGAAASWSYTYWDRGEQLPLYYEGTSKTILLSNRVEPQYAENEGDIFANEKRSNAFGIEVEAPFDARGIQVLTYRYKSADAPLAKAKNDDTWVYVPDLRRVRRISSAQRTDSVQGTDFTLDDLRSFSGIPPQYKWQCLGEKLVIAPTNTKSLAYPYTDTYNFGPYGFSYASDRWELRKAWIVRFTPKNEDHPYHHKDIYIDQDTYEPLYSFAYDRKQELWKVIWHNHRYSEDWDGKANKDPKAADGVWYPGWEGVSQPKDLRVVSDIIVNVQTGTGNRIEFWNNEGVPYDTKGKVRRYIDIGRLNKGR; this comes from the coding sequence GTGGCAGAGCCGGCGTTCGCGGGGGAGAAGGGCCCTCAGGACGTCCTTCCGACCACGCCGTTCAAGGAAGGAGACGTGATCTCCTTCGCAGAGGTCGACAAGCTCAAGGACTATCTCCCCCCGCAGTTCTGGGACAACCGCGAGTTCTTCTTCTACGAGGGCATGCAGCTCGTGATCGGCCCGAGCCTGCGGAAGTACGGCGCCGCCGACGCCTACGTGACTGCAACCGACACGAACGCGGGCAAGGCCAAGCTCGGCGAGGACGGCTCGCTCGAGGGCTACGTCGCGGGCCAGCCCTTCCCGAACCCCGCGATCGACTGCAAGGGCGATCCCGAGGCGGGCACGAAGATCATCTGGAACTTCAACAAGAGCTGGAACGGCGACGGCGCGGCCGCGAGCTGGTCGTACACCTACTGGGACCGCGGTGAGCAGCTCCCGTTGTACTACGAGGGCACGTCGAAGACGATCCTGCTCTCGAACCGCGTCGAGCCGCAGTACGCCGAGAACGAGGGCGACATCTTCGCCAACGAGAAGCGCTCGAACGCCTTCGGCATCGAGGTCGAAGCGCCGTTCGACGCGCGCGGCATCCAGGTGCTGACCTACCGCTACAAGAGCGCCGACGCGCCGCTGGCCAAGGCCAAGAACGACGACACCTGGGTCTACGTGCCCGACCTGCGCCGCGTGCGGCGTATCTCGTCGGCGCAGCGCACCGACTCGGTGCAGGGCACCGACTTCACGCTCGACGACCTGCGCAGCTTCTCGGGCATTCCGCCCCAGTACAAGTGGCAGTGTCTCGGCGAGAAGCTCGTGATCGCGCCCACGAACACCAAGTCACTCGCCTACCCGTACACCGACACCTACAACTTCGGCCCCTACGGCTTCTCCTACGCCAGTGACCGCTGGGAGCTGCGCAAGGCCTGGATCGTGCGCTTCACGCCCAAGAACGAGGACCACCCGTACCACCACAAGGACATCTACATCGACCAGGACACCTACGAGCCGCTGTACAGCTTCGCCTACGACCGAAAGCAAGAGCTGTGGAAGGTGATCTGGCACAACCACCGCTACAGCGAGGACTGGGACGGCAAGGCCAACAAGGACCCCAAGGCCGCCGACGGCGTGTGGTATCCGGGTTGGGAGGGAGTCAGCCAGCCCAAGGACCTGCGCGTGGTCTCGGACATCATCGTGAACGTGCAGACCGGCACCGGCAACCGCATCGAGTTCTGGAACAACGAAGGCGTGCCCTACGACACCAAGGGCAAGGTGCGGCGCTACATCGACATCGGGCGGCTGAACAAGGGGCGCTAG